A part of Paenibacillus sp. sptzw28 genomic DNA contains:
- a CDS encoding ferric reductase, with the protein MIQALLLDMPTWQIIRVLGLASYSLLFMGVSLGLIYSMPFLKGKRKALVYKWHSTATNAGLILILGHIIFLLIDTYVPFTWKGIAIPFSAGKDPIWNGLGTIAFYGVVLVIVTTDFKAFMSNGLWRSIHMLAYPVFLLAMVHGLGSGTDSRNVWIFGWYVTTCLIVTLLIVLRVFLRSREGVPINSHTKER; encoded by the coding sequence ATGATACAAGCTCTATTGCTTGATATGCCGACATGGCAAATTATCCGTGTACTCGGACTTGCATCGTATTCATTACTGTTTATGGGAGTCTCCCTCGGTTTGATTTACTCGATGCCTTTCTTGAAAGGAAAACGCAAAGCGCTGGTTTACAAATGGCACTCCACTGCAACCAATGCGGGATTGATTCTAATTCTCGGACATATCATTTTTCTTCTAATTGACACGTATGTGCCTTTCACGTGGAAGGGGATCGCCATTCCATTCAGCGCAGGCAAAGATCCCATTTGGAACGGGCTCGGCACAATCGCGTTCTATGGCGTGGTATTAGTGATCGTAACAACCGATTTCAAGGCGTTCATGAGCAATGGGCTATGGCGGTCTATTCATATGCTGGCTTACCCTGTTTTTCTACTGGCCATGGTACATGGCCTTGGCTCGGGAACGGATAGTAGAAATGTCTGGATCTTCGGATGGTATGTGACCACTTGTCTGATTGTTACGTTATTGATTGTCTTGAGAGTCTTCCTGAGAAGCAGGGAAGGTGTGCCGATCAATTCACATACAAAGGAAAGGTGA